In a single window of the Luteibaculum oceani genome:
- a CDS encoding MATE family efflux transporter: MLGGFVQFILTFVDTAFLGHIGELQLNAAGNAGLVYITFFLVAQGLSEGLQIITARRIGAGNHLALRNLFWNAFFLLIALALLAYILVAWFSSPLLTYVTADSELKVAIEGFLKIRSVGYFFAIAQLTLIGFYSGIAQTKILATSTTVMASVNLVFDYLLIHGIWLFPEMGLNGAALASVIAEACALLYCISYVRRDKRVMDWIGFTGFKLVKEEIKKLVQLSLPIMGQRFLAMISWTIFFFLIEKIGRHELAISQLIRSLYFLAFIPIMGFGTTTKTYVSNYMAQHKFELVPQAIKYLTKVSLVIIVLLIHGYLLYPQAIIGILTNDGTLIKDTAPVLQLVFFEALVFMAATVIFNAIAGVGDTRWAFIIENLCITIYIFTAYYITVVNPQPILIVWCMEFVYFGLLLIGSLLYFRFKNWRAIQI; this comes from the coding sequence ATGCTTGGGGGTTTTGTACAATTCATTTTAACCTTTGTAGACACCGCCTTTCTCGGCCATATTGGTGAATTGCAACTTAATGCAGCTGGGAATGCTGGGTTGGTTTATATTACCTTTTTTCTGGTTGCCCAAGGACTAAGTGAGGGACTACAAATTATTACGGCTAGGCGTATTGGTGCGGGTAACCATCTGGCACTTCGAAATTTATTTTGGAATGCCTTTTTCTTGCTCATTGCACTGGCTTTGTTGGCCTATATTCTGGTCGCATGGTTTTCTTCCCCTTTGTTAACCTACGTTACCGCGGATAGCGAGTTAAAAGTTGCAATAGAAGGCTTTCTTAAAATACGAAGCGTTGGTTACTTCTTTGCAATTGCCCAGCTAACCTTAATTGGTTTTTATTCTGGAATAGCCCAAACCAAAATCCTAGCTACCAGTACAACCGTAATGGCCTCGGTAAACCTAGTATTCGATTATCTCCTCATTCATGGTATCTGGTTATTTCCAGAAATGGGGTTAAATGGAGCAGCATTGGCCTCGGTTATTGCAGAGGCTTGCGCTCTGCTGTATTGTATATCCTATGTTAGGCGGGATAAACGGGTTATGGATTGGATTGGTTTTACGGGGTTCAAATTGGTAAAAGAGGAAATCAAAAAACTAGTTCAATTGTCCTTACCTATTATGGGACAGCGTTTTCTGGCAATGATTTCCTGGACCATTTTCTTTTTTCTAATTGAGAAAATTGGTCGTCATGAATTAGCCATCAGCCAGTTAATTAGAAGCCTTTATTTCCTTGCTTTTATTCCCATAATGGGATTTGGAACAACCACCAAAACCTATGTTTCTAATTACATGGCCCAGCATAAATTCGAACTTGTGCCCCAAGCCATAAAGTATTTAACCAAAGTTTCGCTGGTAATAATTGTATTACTCATACATGGGTATTTACTCTACCCCCAGGCCATTATTGGAATACTTACAAACGACGGGACTTTAATTAAAGACACCGCACCCGTACTGCAATTGGTTTTCTTCGAAGCCCTTGTATTTATGGCTGCTACCGTAATTTTTAATGCTATTGCAGGAGTTGGAGATACCCGATGGGCGTTCATTATCGAAAACCTTTGCATCACCATTTACATTTTCACCGCCTATTATATTACTGTTGTCAATCCACAACCCATATTAATAGTGTGGTGTATGGAGTTTGTATATTTTGGACTCTTGCTTATAGGATCGCTACTCTACTTCAGGTTTAAAAACTGGAGAGCAATACAGATATAA
- a CDS encoding agmatinase family protein, protein MNNSFDINGVGIPNGQYFGFPFSLDEADLVYLSIPWDATTSYGKGTSHGPEAILEASTQLDFFDPCVPKAWNYKRATIPVDQDIAVKNAEARKWAKMVSDSHCGETPLDADVVEKLTGKVNSACTELNNYVYQEAKRWLNKNKWIGLVGGDHGAPLGLMKAVAEVYPGVGILQIDAHADLRNSYEGFTYSHASIMYNALQLKGIANLTQVGIRDLSPQEAARIDEDGRIRTFFDWDLSEQQYQGKLWSRICEEISRSLPENVYISFDIDGLAPYLSPDTGTPVPGGLTFNQVLYLLYYIVESGKKIVGFDLCEVAPEENGEWNANVGARILYRLSNLLFLSQNFG, encoded by the coding sequence ATGAATAATAGTTTTGACATCAATGGCGTGGGAATTCCGAACGGACAATACTTCGGATTTCCATTTTCATTGGATGAAGCTGATTTAGTTTATTTATCCATACCATGGGATGCCACAACTAGCTATGGCAAAGGAACTTCACATGGACCTGAAGCTATTTTAGAAGCTTCCACCCAACTCGATTTTTTTGACCCCTGCGTACCCAAAGCATGGAATTATAAAAGAGCAACTATCCCGGTAGATCAGGATATTGCTGTTAAAAATGCTGAGGCCAGGAAATGGGCTAAAATGGTTAGTGATAGTCATTGTGGAGAAACACCTCTGGACGCTGATGTGGTTGAGAAATTAACTGGAAAGGTTAATAGCGCCTGTACAGAACTCAATAACTATGTTTATCAAGAAGCAAAACGCTGGTTAAACAAAAACAAATGGATAGGATTAGTGGGTGGCGATCATGGAGCGCCATTAGGCTTGATGAAAGCGGTTGCTGAGGTTTATCCAGGAGTTGGAATTCTTCAAATCGACGCCCACGCTGATCTTCGCAATTCGTACGAAGGATTTACCTACTCACATGCTAGCATTATGTATAATGCGCTGCAACTTAAGGGTATCGCGAACTTAACTCAGGTAGGTATAAGAGATCTAAGCCCACAAGAAGCAGCCAGAATCGATGAAGACGGTAGAATTAGAACCTTTTTCGATTGGGATCTGAGCGAGCAACAATATCAAGGTAAATTATGGAGCCGCATTTGTGAAGAGATTTCTCGAAGCTTACCAGAGAATGTTTATATCTCATTCGATATAGACGGTTTAGCGCCTTATCTATCTCCAGACACAGGAACACCAGTCCCTGGAGGGTTAACTTTTAACCAGGTCTTATATCTGCTGTATTACATAGTAGAAAGCGGCAAGAAAATTGTTGGATTTGACCTATGTGAAGTGGCTCCAGAAGAAAATGGGGAATGGAACGCAAATGTTGGAGCAAGAATACTATATCGACTAAGCAACCTTCTTTTCTTATCTCAAAATTTCGGATAA
- the fmt gene encoding methionyl-tRNA formyltransferase has product MKNRIIFFGTPEFAAFQLRYLIKEGFNIVGVVTTPDRPKGRGRKLQACEVKETALAHNIPVLEPNNLKSEEFNEELIALKPDLQVVVAFRMLPEKVWKLPNMGTINLHASLLPNYRGAAPINHTIINGEEKSGVSTFLLKHEIDTGNILLQKEVDIDPNDNAGDLHDKLMQAGAPLLAETIRGLFSNEITPVDQQDLINKENISPKHAPKIFKDDCKLSLSQPVAALHNKIRGLSPYPGAFFDISYLDKPAVLKIYKSELLDEGPKLGSGKLEFWEKKLVLGLENGVIALEMVQISGKQRMSGREFANGFQLNKIIFSS; this is encoded by the coding sequence ATGAAGAATAGAATTATATTTTTTGGAACACCAGAATTTGCGGCTTTCCAACTTCGTTATTTAATAAAAGAAGGCTTTAACATTGTAGGGGTTGTAACCACTCCCGACCGCCCAAAAGGAAGAGGAAGAAAACTACAGGCTTGTGAGGTAAAAGAAACAGCATTAGCCCATAATATCCCTGTATTAGAACCCAACAATTTAAAATCTGAGGAGTTTAATGAGGAGTTAATAGCCTTAAAGCCAGATTTACAAGTGGTGGTAGCTTTTAGAATGCTTCCAGAAAAAGTGTGGAAACTCCCTAATATGGGCACTATAAATCTACACGCCTCACTTCTACCCAATTACCGTGGTGCCGCACCAATTAACCATACCATAATAAATGGAGAAGAAAAATCGGGAGTAAGTACTTTTCTCCTAAAACACGAAATTGATACTGGAAACATTCTCCTACAGAAAGAGGTGGACATAGACCCAAATGATAATGCTGGAGATCTTCACGACAAATTAATGCAGGCAGGCGCACCCCTCCTCGCAGAAACCATTAGAGGCTTATTTTCTAATGAAATCACTCCAGTTGATCAGCAGGACCTTATTAATAAAGAAAACATTAGCCCCAAGCATGCACCTAAAATCTTTAAAGACGATTGCAAGCTGAGCTTATCCCAACCAGTTGCGGCATTACACAATAAAATACGAGGACTAAGTCCCTATCCAGGGGCTTTCTTTGATATAAGCTATTTGGATAAACCCGCCGTACTTAAAATATATAAGAGTGAACTACTCGATGAAGGACCAAAATTGGGTTCTGGAAAACTGGAATTTTGGGAGAAAAAGCTGGTTCTGGGACTCGAAAACGGCGTAATTGCACTAGAAATGGTGCAAATTTCAGGTAAACAAAGGATGTCTGGAAGGGAATTTGCGAATGGATTCCAACTCAATAAAATAATTTTTTCGAGCTGA
- a CDS encoding aldehyde dehydrogenase family protein: MNYQTVNPFDQSVISKYDYLDEKDLPIVLKNAQIAYKNWRKSDFKQRSVLLLQIADLLESQKFKAAELMAIEMGKPLAQGIAEVEKCALCCRHYANYSKSYLEKTPIDVPEGKAWIQYQPLGVIFGIMPWNFPFWQVIRFAIPALAGGNVILLKHAPNVFGCANFIQDIFEQAGTPKHAFQNLIISEELAKTVIESPIVKGVTLTGSVGAGSKVGEITGKQIKPIVLELGGNNPFIVFPDADMDLVLSQAEAKLQNAGQSCIAPKRFLIHKDLSQNFIDKLKYIIDNYSVNDPLSEETKLGPLARLDLAEKLEEQVARTVKNGAVELVKFRREDAKVWPCLLSNVTSDSPAFEEELFGPVFCITEFSTIEEAIDLANKSDFGLGASVFTKNESIQNRLVDELEEGAVFINSIVKSDPLLPFGGIGISGIGRELGEPGIKAFQNVKTVRIA, translated from the coding sequence ATGAATTACCAGACTGTAAATCCCTTTGATCAATCTGTCATTAGTAAATACGACTATTTAGACGAAAAAGATCTACCTATTGTTCTTAAAAATGCTCAAATCGCATATAAAAACTGGCGTAAATCAGACTTTAAGCAACGATCGGTCTTACTTCTTCAAATAGCTGATCTCCTAGAAAGCCAAAAATTTAAAGCCGCTGAATTGATGGCAATAGAAATGGGAAAACCCCTAGCCCAAGGAATTGCTGAAGTGGAAAAATGCGCCCTCTGTTGTCGCCATTACGCCAATTACAGCAAATCTTACCTTGAAAAAACACCAATCGATGTTCCCGAGGGAAAAGCTTGGATTCAGTATCAACCTCTAGGAGTTATTTTCGGGATTATGCCTTGGAATTTCCCATTCTGGCAAGTAATTCGGTTTGCCATACCAGCCCTTGCAGGTGGGAATGTTATTTTACTGAAACACGCCCCAAATGTTTTTGGATGCGCGAATTTCATTCAAGACATATTTGAACAAGCAGGAACACCTAAACATGCCTTTCAAAATTTAATAATTAGTGAGGAGCTGGCAAAGACGGTAATAGAAAGCCCCATCGTAAAGGGAGTAACGCTAACCGGCTCAGTTGGCGCGGGGAGCAAGGTTGGAGAAATAACCGGAAAACAAATCAAACCCATTGTTCTTGAACTAGGTGGAAATAACCCATTTATTGTATTTCCCGACGCTGATATGGACCTGGTTTTATCCCAGGCGGAAGCGAAACTTCAAAATGCTGGACAATCATGTATTGCTCCTAAGCGATTCCTTATTCACAAAGATTTGTCCCAGAATTTTATCGATAAATTAAAATATATAATCGACAATTATAGCGTTAATGATCCGCTTTCGGAAGAAACCAAATTGGGACCATTAGCCAGATTAGACCTCGCTGAAAAGCTAGAAGAGCAGGTAGCGCGCACGGTTAAAAATGGAGCTGTAGAATTGGTTAAGTTTCGTAGAGAGGATGCCAAAGTTTGGCCCTGTCTTTTAAGTAATGTTACATCAGATTCCCCTGCGTTTGAAGAGGAGTTATTTGGACCGGTTTTTTGCATTACGGAGTTTAGTACAATAGAAGAGGCTATAGACCTAGCAAATAAGAGTGATTTTGGGCTTGGAGCCTCAGTATTCACCAAAAATGAATCCATCCAAAACAGGTTAGTTGACGAATTGGAGGAAGGGGCGGTATTTATAAATTCAATAGTTAAGTCAGATCCCCTACTCCCCTTTGGCGGTATAGGTATTTCTGGCATTGGAAGGGAGTTGGGTGAACCTGGAATTAAAGCCTTTCAAAACGTAAAAACCGTTCGAATTGCATAA
- the speE gene encoding polyamine aminopropyltransferase produces MTALGNHIIVEYMGCIPEIMNDVSVIEEAMVTGAEIAGATVINSTFHHFSPYGVSGVVVIQESHLAIHTWPEYGYAAVDLFTCGEMDAWISFDHLKKVFGAKNYSALEMRRGALNLLNRVDFDMHSMREEAKKHVNPGKYTRNVWFTDKDDNQALSLRHTGEVLYDKDSDIQKVRVIDTYGYGKTLTIDNMFMCTETDEAHYHEMISHPAMLSHGNVKRALVIGGGDGGTIRELVKHPSLEKVDMVEIDANVVEASKLHLPTLSSAFDHPKVNLQIADGIKFVNDAAPGTYDLIIVDGSDPVGPAEGLFSAKFYEACKKALNDNGLLVTQGESPMFNHEVFAELNTCLKGIFGKDSVNTLLFHIPTYPSGIWSFQIASKGNINPTKVKEDLAGDFEKNNALKYYSSALHGAAFILPNYIKKMLNE; encoded by the coding sequence ATGACCGCATTAGGAAATCACATTATTGTTGAGTACATGGGGTGTATCCCCGAAATAATGAATGATGTTTCTGTTATTGAAGAAGCCATGGTAACAGGTGCTGAAATAGCAGGTGCTACAGTTATCAATTCTACTTTCCACCATTTTTCTCCTTATGGAGTTTCGGGGGTTGTAGTTATCCAAGAAAGCCATTTAGCTATACATACCTGGCCAGAATACGGTTACGCTGCGGTAGATTTATTTACCTGTGGTGAAATGGATGCCTGGATTTCATTTGATCACCTGAAAAAGGTATTTGGTGCTAAGAATTACTCGGCCCTTGAAATGAGAAGAGGTGCACTCAACCTTTTAAATAGAGTAGACTTTGACATGCATTCTATGCGCGAAGAAGCGAAAAAGCATGTTAATCCAGGAAAGTATACGAGAAACGTATGGTTTACAGATAAGGATGATAATCAAGCATTATCTCTTCGCCATACTGGAGAAGTTTTATACGACAAAGACTCTGATATCCAAAAAGTTAGGGTTATAGATACTTACGGTTACGGAAAAACACTAACCATAGACAATATGTTTATGTGTACCGAAACCGATGAGGCACATTACCATGAAATGATATCGCATCCAGCTATGTTATCTCATGGAAACGTAAAAAGAGCTTTGGTTATTGGAGGTGGTGATGGGGGAACCATCCGAGAGCTGGTAAAACACCCAAGCTTAGAGAAAGTTGACATGGTGGAAATCGATGCGAACGTTGTAGAAGCATCAAAGCTACACCTCCCTACCCTTTCTAGCGCCTTCGATCATCCAAAGGTTAATTTGCAAATAGCAGACGGTATCAAATTCGTAAACGACGCCGCTCCTGGGACCTACGACCTGATTATTGTGGATGGTTCCGATCCTGTAGGTCCTGCAGAGGGATTGTTTTCTGCCAAATTCTACGAAGCTTGTAAAAAAGCCTTGAATGATAATGGACTTTTGGTAACACAAGGAGAAAGCCCAATGTTTAACCACGAAGTTTTTGCTGAATTAAATACCTGTTTAAAAGGGATTTTCGGTAAAGATTCGGTTAACACGCTACTTTTCCACATCCCTACCTACCCTTCTGGAATATGGAGTTTCCAAATTGCATCTAAAGGAAACATTAATCCTACAAAAGTTAAAGAGGATTTAGCAGGCGATTTTGAGAAAAACAACGCACTTAAATACTACAGCTCCGCACTTCATGGAGCAGCATTTATTCTTCCGAATTACATAAAGAAAATGCTTAATGAATAA
- a CDS encoding class I SAM-dependent rRNA methyltransferase, giving the protein MEKLNIAAVATLKTKKDQSIRRYHPWVFSGAVKSWEGEPIDGDVVEVRSNKGGLLGYGYFQDQSTICIRMITFGDNTPSTSFWTDSLEKAWRRREKLGLVENNETNMYRLVFAEGDGLPGLIIDMYDGHAVMQAYSIATYHIKDIVVEFLKNKLGSKLKSVYVKMPEHIKTLHGVDEELVYGNEISECIAKENGTKYHINWETGQKTGFFIDQRDNRKWLGSISKGKKVLNTFCYTGGFSIEALKGGAAEVHSLDSSETALQELERNLALNGLENANHKTIKADAVDYIKSMETDYDIIVLDPPAFAKSISSRHKAIQGYKRLNARAIEHIKPGGLILTFSCSQVVDKFLFNSTVLAAAIPTGREIKVLGQLHQPADHPYSIYHPEGEYLKGLVIQVD; this is encoded by the coding sequence CGGTAAAGTCGTGGGAAGGTGAACCCATAGACGGAGACGTGGTAGAAGTAAGATCCAACAAGGGCGGTTTATTGGGCTATGGGTATTTTCAGGATCAAAGTACCATATGTATCCGGATGATCACCTTTGGTGATAATACTCCAAGTACCAGCTTTTGGACCGACAGCTTAGAAAAAGCATGGCGAAGAAGAGAGAAACTAGGCCTAGTGGAGAATAATGAAACCAATATGTATCGACTGGTATTTGCAGAAGGTGATGGTTTACCCGGATTAATTATTGACATGTACGATGGTCATGCAGTAATGCAAGCCTACTCCATAGCAACCTATCATATCAAAGACATCGTAGTTGAATTTTTAAAGAACAAGCTGGGAAGTAAACTGAAATCTGTTTACGTTAAAATGCCCGAACACATTAAAACGCTACACGGTGTTGATGAAGAATTGGTGTACGGGAATGAAATAAGTGAGTGCATTGCCAAAGAAAATGGCACCAAATACCACATTAACTGGGAAACAGGCCAGAAAACAGGTTTTTTCATTGATCAAAGAGACAATAGAAAATGGCTCGGAAGCATCTCTAAAGGTAAGAAGGTACTTAACACCTTCTGTTATACTGGTGGTTTTTCAATTGAAGCTCTAAAAGGGGGCGCTGCAGAGGTTCACTCCCTAGATAGTTCTGAAACAGCTTTACAGGAACTAGAGAGAAACCTTGCTCTAAATGGGCTTGAAAACGCAAATCATAAGACTATTAAGGCCGATGCTGTTGATTACATCAAGAGCATGGAAACCGATTACGATATCATCGTTTTAGACCCTCCTGCATTTGCGAAAAGCATTTCCTCGAGACACAAGGCTATTCAGGGTTACAAAAGGCTAAATGCAAGAGCCATAGAACACATTAAGCCAGGCGGGCTTATCCTAACTTTTTCTTGCAGTCAGGTTGTAGATAAATTCTTGTTCAACAGCACTGTCTTAGCCGCGGCTATCCCAACGGGTAGAGAAATAAAAGTATTGGGACAATTACATCAGCCTGCTGACCATCCATACAGCATCTATCACCCGGAGGGAGAATATTTAAAGGGTCTTGTAATTCAGGTAGATTAA
- a CDS encoding HU family DNA-binding protein translates to MNKAELIDQIADASGLSKADSKKALDAFISATTGELKKGGRISLVGFGSFAVSERSARKGRNPKTGKEINIPAKKVVKFKAGADLADSVN, encoded by the coding sequence ATGAACAAAGCTGAACTTATCGATCAAATTGCAGACGCTTCTGGTCTGTCGAAAGCAGATTCTAAAAAAGCATTAGATGCTTTCATTTCCGCCACCACTGGCGAGCTTAAAAAAGGAGGAAGAATTTCTCTTGTAGGATTCGGATCATTTGCCGTTTCTGAGCGTTCTGCACGTAAAGGTCGTAACCCTAAAACTGGAAAAGAAATCAACATTCCAGCTAAAAAGGTTGTTAAATTCAAAGCTGGTGCTGACTTAGCTGATAGCGTGAACTAG